Proteins encoded in a region of the Novibacillus thermophilus genome:
- a CDS encoding PH domain-containing protein, whose translation MKFHANKDMTYRILVWALGLLFFGLSAGLFVPVYNEAGLGASLFISLLFGISGFFIFWLWYRTFYIVTDRDLIIHFGPFKRVIQLTSIKRIEKTYAQLASIALSKERYFLHYNAHDYTIIAPENIEQFVQVINERRSRPVELIQ comes from the coding sequence ATGAAGTTTCATGCAAACAAAGACATGACTTACCGAATCCTCGTTTGGGCATTAGGATTGCTCTTCTTTGGACTTTCCGCGGGCCTCTTCGTACCTGTTTACAATGAAGCCGGATTGGGGGCAAGCCTTTTCATCTCCCTTCTATTCGGGATCAGCGGTTTTTTTATTTTTTGGCTGTGGTATCGCACATTCTACATCGTGACAGACCGCGATTTAATCATTCACTTCGGTCCGTTTAAACGCGTCATTCAGCTCACGTCTATTAAAAGGATCGAGAAAACGTACGCGCAACTCGCCTCCATCGCGTTGTCGAAAGAACGTTACTTTTTGCATTACAATGCACACGATTATACGATTATCGCACCTGAAAATATCGAACAGTTTGTACAAGTGATCAATGAGAGAAGATCCCGTCCAGTTGAACTCATACAATAA
- a CDS encoding thiol-disulfide oxidoreductase DCC family protein: MKAVILFDGVCNFCSKSVQFIIKRETQSYFRFASLQGEVGQSLLKKHQVPSHVDSFVLIENNQVYLKSDAALRICKHLKGAWKLMSIFLIVPKPIRNAVYSLIAKNRYKFYGKRDSCMIPSPEIRERFLD; the protein is encoded by the coding sequence ATGAAAGCCGTTATCCTTTTTGACGGAGTATGTAATTTTTGTAGTAAAAGCGTTCAATTTATCATCAAGAGAGAGACGCAGAGTTACTTCCGTTTTGCTTCATTGCAAGGAGAAGTGGGGCAATCGTTATTAAAAAAACATCAGGTCCCTTCACATGTCGACAGTTTCGTTTTGATCGAAAATAACCAGGTGTATTTAAAGTCTGACGCTGCCCTCCGCATATGCAAACATCTAAAAGGGGCATGGAAACTGATGTCTATCTTTCTCATTGTCCCTAAACCCATTCGAAATGCCGTTTATTCGCTCATCGCAAAAAACAGGTACAAGTTTTACGGCAAAAGAGACAGTTGTATGATTCCTTCTCCCGAAATTCGCGAACGATTCTTAGACTGA
- a CDS encoding SdpA family antimicrobial peptide system protein: MNRDDKKSYGVYFVALLFVVFLLFFSSIHSVLPRNALTLPLIDMLNMETWFPQGWGFYSKDPTEPAIHIFDYETKEPSTSWPHNSKQNLYGLKRDGRAQGIEAGLVKSKVPDDKWVTCEEAPFTCAAENGGIEAMEVHNESPFPTICGDHLIVMQEPVPWAWSKYKDTAVMPSQIARVNVSCSAS, translated from the coding sequence ATGAATCGGGATGACAAAAAGAGTTATGGAGTGTACTTCGTTGCTTTACTTTTCGTAGTTTTCCTATTATTTTTTAGCTCGATCCATTCTGTTTTGCCACGTAACGCCCTGACGTTGCCACTTATCGACATGCTGAATATGGAGACGTGGTTTCCGCAAGGGTGGGGGTTTTACAGTAAAGATCCTACTGAACCAGCCATTCACATATTCGATTATGAAACGAAAGAACCGTCAACCAGTTGGCCCCACAATTCAAAACAAAACCTTTACGGTTTAAAGAGAGACGGGCGGGCGCAAGGAATCGAAGCAGGGTTAGTGAAGTCCAAAGTGCCAGATGACAAATGGGTGACATGCGAAGAAGCACCGTTTACTTGTGCCGCTGAAAATGGCGGGATTGAGGCTATGGAGGTTCACAATGAATCCCCTTTTCCCACCATTTGCGGCGATCACTTGATCGTGATGCAGGAGCCGGTGCCCTGGGCCTGGAGCAAGTATAAAGATACCGCCGTCATGCCATCTCAAATTGCGAGGGTGAATGTCTCATGTTCAGCAAGTTAG
- a CDS encoding sensor histidine kinase — MADQAKIKQVLYILLDNALKYSADKVTVKVGSQEDTVYVTVEDRGQGIPAKDIPHIFDRFYRVDKTRSRETGGTGLGLSIAKSLVRAHHGEISVQSEEHRGTVFTVTFPAAE; from the coding sequence ATGGCCGATCAAGCAAAAATAAAACAAGTGCTCTATATTCTCCTCGACAATGCTTTGAAGTACAGTGCGGACAAGGTTACCGTTAAAGTTGGATCTCAGGAGGATACGGTATATGTTACCGTAGAAGATCGCGGCCAAGGAATTCCCGCAAAAGACATTCCCCATATATTTGACCGGTTTTACCGCGTGGACAAAACGCGCAGCCGGGAGACAGGAGGGACGGGACTGGGTCTTTCCATTGCCAAGAGCCTCGTACGAGCCCATCATGGAGAGATTAGCGTTCAAAGCGAAGAACATCGAGGGACCGTGTTTACTGTGACATTTCCGGCAGCTGAATGA
- a CDS encoding sporulation-delaying protein SdpB family protein, with protein MFSKLGEQLTQYAEKQLLWTNVYGLARTLLAGSLAMLLLFNPTHIFFRPGAGLPEYPLCANNSLSIFCFVPNDFFYFELIRWIFIVLLLIIASGWRPRYTGILHFYITYSFYTAALSLDGGEQTNVALTFLLIPLTLTDSRKWHWQRQRASNPSSKAYMFAFITGLCTYMALRIQVAIIYLNAAYAKVIGEHWMDGTAVYYFLQDTLLGTSEGLGNILFPLLETPFVVVPTWGTIVLEFLLFAALLAPKKYWKWFLIPGLAFHLTIAVVIGLYSFATVMFAALILFLRPFEREFQIQPLLKLFKAAPRIAHRLRKPAMKGGEIKGESG; from the coding sequence ATGTTCAGCAAGTTAGGTGAACAACTGACGCAATATGCGGAAAAACAACTGTTGTGGACGAATGTTTACGGTTTGGCCCGAACACTTTTAGCGGGTTCACTGGCGATGCTCTTGTTGTTTAACCCGACACACATCTTTTTTAGACCGGGGGCCGGACTTCCCGAATATCCGTTGTGTGCCAACAACAGCCTCAGTATCTTCTGTTTTGTACCGAACGATTTCTTCTACTTTGAATTGATACGATGGATATTTATCGTGTTATTGCTCATTATCGCCAGCGGGTGGCGGCCCAGGTATACCGGGATTTTGCATTTTTACATTACGTACAGTTTTTATACCGCAGCGTTGTCCCTCGATGGGGGCGAACAAACCAATGTCGCGTTAACCTTTTTGCTGATCCCGTTGACGTTAACCGACTCGAGAAAATGGCACTGGCAGCGGCAAAGAGCGTCGAACCCTTCATCCAAAGCGTACATGTTCGCGTTTATCACCGGTTTATGTACATACATGGCGCTGCGCATCCAAGTGGCCATCATTTATCTCAACGCGGCTTACGCCAAAGTAATAGGCGAACACTGGATGGATGGAACCGCTGTCTACTATTTTTTGCAAGATACATTACTGGGAACGTCAGAAGGATTGGGGAACATCTTGTTTCCTTTGTTAGAAACGCCGTTTGTCGTCGTGCCCACATGGGGGACCATTGTCCTCGAATTCCTCTTATTTGCCGCCTTACTTGCGCCAAAAAAATATTGGAAGTGGTTTTTAATCCCAGGGTTAGCGTTCCACCTTACGATTGCTGTCGTCATCGGGTTGTACAGTTTTGCCACCGTCATGTTCGCAGCCCTCATCCTGTTCTTGCGGCCATTTGAACGAGAGTTTCAAATTCAGCCACTTCTCAAACTGTTTAAAGCGGCACCAAGAATTGCCCATAGATTAAGGAAACCAGCGATGAAAGGTGGTGAGATAAAGGGAGAGTCAGGATGA
- a CDS encoding sporulation delaying protein family toxin — translation MKKSLPLLLVFALLVFSFSSAVSASRAESAQHEYSGKEIFKGIVFGVGELGGKLPVDSRIMRDTNKNQETLKVIDNIVNEIERLDSDYFKELKDAAYSKNPTKVDKAIERGGDLVQEALDNLGYTATSKQDADLAASVVVANITGAINALAYLTVAVYEYVWFWGNSAPSSQLEKEAYVIEVMEALEN, via the coding sequence ATGAAGAAAAGTCTGCCGTTATTGCTTGTGTTCGCGTTGCTCGTGTTTTCGTTTAGCTCTGCTGTCTCCGCAAGCCGGGCCGAAAGTGCACAGCACGAATATTCAGGGAAAGAAATATTTAAAGGGATCGTGTTCGGCGTAGGGGAACTCGGCGGCAAACTGCCGGTGGATTCTAGGATAATGCGTGACACCAACAAGAACCAAGAGACGCTGAAAGTGATTGACAACATCGTGAACGAAATCGAGAGACTGGATTCCGACTATTTCAAAGAATTGAAAGATGCCGCTTACAGCAAGAACCCGACCAAAGTTGATAAAGCCATCGAGCGCGGCGGAGACCTGGTTCAAGAAGCCCTCGACAACTTGGGTTATACCGCCACTTCGAAACAGGATGCTGATTTGGCGGCTTCTGTTGTCGTTGCGAATATCACAGGGGCGATTAATGCACTGGCGTACTTGACTGTCGCAGTTTACGAATACGTATGGTTCTGGGGAAATTCAGCTCCATCCTCGCAGCTGGAAAAGGAAGCGTACGTCATCGAAGTTATGGAAGCGTTGGAGAATTAG
- a CDS encoding HAMP domain-containing histidine kinase: MNIKTKIQLYTAIWLLLILLLISSAIYFLFYKLTTDTEVERVAAQTETIVEVLRADLDQPVQASDLFRAYMPANGMIRLINEAGEPVSTVTKEARLTRIPATFRTQQGSTFYTMEDGERYVIVYFPTIWKDGSIVTLEVTESLAPVQENMHTLRVVLTISSLMVLIPSIIGGRLLSNLILRPLKAIVGTMREIQERGVFKQIKLKGQSKDELYNLADTFNTMIKKLKTNFEKQEQFVSDASHELKTPLTVIDSYVTLLKRWGHRKPEVMDEAIKALSSETERMKSLIQQLLTLAKDESEGELKLEKVDLIALCRSTAERFRQTYEREIDVQTIPPTFMRWPIKQK, from the coding sequence GTGAACATTAAAACGAAAATTCAGCTTTACACGGCTATATGGCTGCTCCTCATTTTACTATTGATCAGTTCAGCGATTTATTTTTTGTTTTATAAACTGACAACCGATACGGAAGTGGAACGTGTAGCGGCACAAACCGAAACGATAGTAGAAGTGCTCAGAGCTGACTTGGATCAACCTGTTCAAGCAAGTGATCTGTTCCGGGCGTATATGCCGGCTAACGGGATGATCCGGCTGATCAATGAGGCGGGCGAACCTGTCTCGACAGTTACGAAAGAAGCCCGTCTCACCCGTATCCCCGCCACATTTAGAACGCAACAAGGAAGCACATTTTACACGATGGAGGACGGTGAACGCTACGTCATCGTTTATTTCCCCACGATATGGAAGGATGGATCGATTGTCACGTTAGAAGTGACGGAAAGCCTGGCTCCTGTGCAGGAAAACATGCACACTTTGCGCGTCGTGTTAACGATTAGTTCGCTTATGGTGCTCATTCCTTCCATAATTGGCGGCAGGCTGCTCAGCAATCTGATTCTTCGTCCGCTCAAAGCGATTGTTGGGACGATGAGGGAAATTCAAGAGCGGGGGGTATTCAAACAGATTAAATTAAAGGGGCAGTCAAAAGATGAGCTTTATAACTTGGCCGATACGTTTAACACGATGATCAAAAAACTGAAAACAAATTTCGAGAAACAGGAACAATTTGTATCAGACGCTTCCCATGAACTGAAAACACCGCTGACCGTCATTGACAGCTACGTTACGCTTTTAAAGCGGTGGGGACACCGGAAACCAGAAGTGATGGATGAAGCGATTAAGGCGCTTTCGTCTGAAACAGAGCGCATGAAGTCGTTGATACAGCAATTGCTGACACTGGCCAAAGACGAATCAGAAGGTGAGTTGAAACTGGAAAAGGTCGATTTAATCGCTTTGTGCCGTTCGACAGCTGAAAGGTTCAGGCAGACGTATGAACGGGAAATAGACGTTCAAACGATCCCCCCCACGTTTATGCGATGGCCGATCAAGCAAAAATAA